A part of Aquaspirillum sp. LM1 genomic DNA contains:
- a CDS encoding DNA/RNA non-specific endonuclease translates to MTVGASGAWVRFHLVNEKIGGLGNQANLVPTSQATNHCAVWKSFETRIKALAQAQTGIHVTVDVTYPAQNHGIGLAAVSHYYPTNIAARVYYWNPHTGNYVLDANQPNFAPFPLLPPAVAGVTNLSVQSWLWVKNTLMAGQMTKSQAETFLDALQDGRADNYRQQSGEPTDEMRLLDALDNVADVECDAGVLPHSSREQVLNGAYQLP, encoded by the coding sequence TTGACCGTTGGCGCTTCCGGGGCCTGGGTGCGGTTTCATTTGGTCAATGAAAAGATTGGCGGGCTAGGCAATCAGGCGAATTTGGTTCCGACCAGCCAGGCGACAAACCATTGCGCGGTCTGGAAAAGCTTCGAAACCCGAATTAAAGCCTTGGCTCAGGCACAAACAGGGATTCATGTGACGGTGGATGTGACATATCCAGCCCAAAATCATGGCATTGGGTTGGCCGCAGTCAGTCATTATTACCCCACCAATATCGCCGCCCGCGTGTATTATTGGAACCCCCATACGGGTAATTATGTGTTGGACGCAAACCAGCCAAACTTTGCACCATTTCCGCTTTTGCCCCCTGCTGTGGCCGGGGTGACAAATCTAAGCGTACAAAGCTGGCTGTGGGTGAAGAACACACTGATGGCTGGACAGATGACCAAAAGTCAGGCCGAAACCTTCCTTGACGCTTTGCAAGATGGGAGAGCGGATAACTACCGACAGCAATCTGGTGAACCAACCGATGAAATGAGGTTGCTGGATGCATTGGATAATGTGGCCGATGTCGAGTGTGACGCAGGTGTGCTGCCTCACTCTAGTCGAGAGCAGGTTCTGAATGGCGCTTATCAGCTTCCCTGA
- a CDS encoding prenyltransferase encodes MTAPAVPALPAEPHPGQFAHQGARWLAATRPAFLTVSLAGSLLGLAACLPAVSWALVGWALLAVLLLQAGVNVFNDYYDHLSGNDAANTERLFPFTGGSRFIQNGVMSAGQMLALALALFAGVTVIGVGLVWLRGPALLALGLAGVVLGWAYSAPPCKLNSRGLGELTVALTFYGVPLGMALVAGGQVSPALAWASVSQALLITALLYVNQFPDRRADALAGKRHWVVRLPLAGAVAGHALLLAAAYGWLVLGLGLGRLPMAAALGLLTLPLSLRAALQLGRHADTPSRLRPAIIATLLAANLHPVCLAVGLAHAAYFTGN; translated from the coding sequence ATGACTGCCCCTGCTGTGCCCGCCCTGCCTGCCGAACCGCACCCTGGCCAGTTTGCCCATCAGGGCGCGCGCTGGCTGGCGGCCACTCGGCCTGCCTTTCTCACCGTATCGCTGGCCGGCAGCCTGCTGGGGCTGGCCGCCTGTCTGCCGGCAGTGAGCTGGGCGCTGGTGGGCTGGGCCTTGCTGGCGGTGCTGCTGCTGCAGGCCGGGGTGAATGTGTTCAATGACTACTACGACCATCTCAGCGGCAACGACGCAGCCAATACCGAGCGGCTGTTTCCATTTACCGGCGGCAGCCGCTTTATCCAGAATGGGGTGATGTCGGCGGGGCAGATGCTGGCCCTGGCGCTGGCGCTGTTTGCCGGGGTGACGGTGATTGGCGTCGGGCTGGTGTGGCTGCGTGGGCCGGCCTTGCTGGCGCTGGGGCTGGCCGGGGTGGTGCTGGGCTGGGCGTATTCGGCACCGCCGTGCAAGCTCAATAGCCGGGGGCTGGGCGAGCTGACCGTGGCGCTGACGTTCTATGGCGTGCCGCTGGGCATGGCGCTGGTGGCGGGTGGGCAGGTCAGCCCGGCGCTGGCCTGGGCCAGCGTCAGCCAGGCGCTGCTGATTACCGCGCTGCTTTACGTCAACCAGTTTCCTGATCGGCGCGCCGATGCGCTGGCCGGCAAGCGCCACTGGGTGGTGCGCTTGCCGCTGGCCGGGGCGGTGGCTGGCCATGCGCTGCTGCTGGCGGCGGCCTATGGCTGGCTGGTGCTCGGCCTGGGTCTGGGCCGGCTGCCGATGGCCGCCGCGCTGGGCTTGCTCACCCTGCCGCTGTCCTTGCGCGCCGCGCTGCAGCTTGGCCGGCATGCTGACACCCCGAGCCGGCTGCGTCCTGCGATAATAGCCACTTTGCTGGCGGCCAACCTGCACCCCGTGTGCCTGGCCGTCGGGCTGGCCCATGCGGCCTACTTCACCGGAAACTGA
- the ruvA gene encoding Holliday junction branch migration protein RuvA, whose protein sequence is MIGRLSGHLLEKLPPHLLLDVHGVGYEVDVPMSTFYQLPATGEPLTLFIHQVVREDALLLYGFASRDERETFRQLLKVTGIGAKIALAILSGLSADELALAVASEDVGRLSKVPGIGKKTAERLILELRGKLGLHGSGVPGALPMQAGNDHSADITNALLALGYNDKEAAAATKHLPPGTSVEDGIRQALKALVKA, encoded by the coding sequence ATGATTGGACGCCTGAGCGGCCATCTGCTGGAAAAGCTCCCCCCGCATCTGCTGCTGGATGTACACGGGGTGGGCTATGAAGTGGATGTGCCGATGAGCACGTTTTACCAGCTGCCCGCCACGGGCGAGCCGCTGACCCTGTTCATTCACCAGGTGGTGCGTGAAGACGCGCTGCTGCTGTATGGCTTTGCCAGCCGCGACGAGCGGGAAACCTTCCGCCAGCTGCTTAAGGTCACCGGCATTGGTGCCAAGATTGCCCTGGCCATCTTGTCTGGCCTATCAGCAGACGAGCTGGCGCTGGCGGTGGCCAGCGAAGATGTGGGCCGCTTGTCCAAGGTGCCGGGCATTGGCAAGAAAACTGCCGAACGGCTGATTCTGGAGTTGCGCGGCAAGCTGGGCCTGCACGGCAGTGGTGTGCCCGGTGCGCTGCCGATGCAGGCCGGCAATGACCACAGCGCCGATATCACCAATGCGCTGCTGGCGCTGGGCTACAACGACAAGGAAGCCGCTGCCGCCACCAAGCATCTGCCGCCGGGTACTTCGGTGGAAGATGGCATCCGCCAGGCGCTGAAAGCGTTGGTCAAGGCATGA